Proteins from one Aquila chrysaetos chrysaetos chromosome 5, bAquChr1.4, whole genome shotgun sequence genomic window:
- the WFIKKN2 gene encoding WAP, Kazal, immunoglobulin, Kunitz and NTR domain-containing protein 2, translating into MLLVLFTRWMWILLGKSSVLLLLEVSLKGRALPPIRYSHAGICPNDMNPNLWVDAQSTCKRECEADLECETFEKCCPNVCGTKSCVAARYMDVKGKKGPVGMPKEATCDRFMCIQQGSECDIWDGQPVCKCKDRCEKEPSFTCASDGLTYYNKCYMDAEACIKGITLNVVTCRYHLTWPNTSPIPPETTARPTTAYSETTVIDILPPALVNNPVHQSVYVGETVSFLCDVTGRPKPEITWEKQVDGKDKVIMKPNHVRGNVVVTNIAQLVIYNTQLQDAGIYTCTAKNSGGLLRADFPLSVIKGEPTSKEASQNKTHFPTDECLKQPDSEDCGEEQTRWYYDAKKNNCFTFIYGNCNSNLNHFETYENCMLTCMNGPINICNLPALQGHCKAYEPRWAYNSLTKQCQSFIYGGCGGNENNFESREACEEMCPFPKNTHCKACKPRQKLVTSFCKSDFVILGRITELTEDQDSGHALVTVEEILKDEKMGLKFLGKEPLEITLLNMDWSCPCPNMTTVDGQLIIMGDVHNGMAVLQPDSFVGTSSIRRVRKLREVIHKKTCELLKEFLGLH; encoded by the exons ATGTTGTTGGTGCTGTTCACTCGGTGGATGTGGATCTTGCTGGGGAAGAGCAGTGTCCTCTTGCTTCTGGAGGTCTCTCTGAAAGGGAGAGCTCTACCTCCAATCCGGTATTCCCACGCTGGGATATGCCCCAATGACATGAACCCCAACCTGTGGGTAGACGCGCAGAGCACTTGCAAGAGAGAGTGCGAAGCTGATCTG GAGTGCGAGACCTTTGAGAAGTGCTGCCCCAATGTCTGTGGAACGAAGAGCTGCGTGGCGGCTCGCTACATGGACGTCAAGGGGAAAAAGGGGCCGGTGGGAATGCCCAAAGAGGCAACCTGCGACCGTTTCATGTGCATCCAGCAAGGCTCAGAGTGTGACATCTGGGACGGGCAACCCGTCTGCAAGTGCAAGGACAGGTGTGAGAAGGAGCCGAGCTTCACCTGCGCCTCCGACGGGCTCACCTACTACAACAAGTGCTACATGGATGCAGAAGCTTGCATCAAAGGCATTACACTGAACGTCGTCACCTGTAGGTACCATCTGACCTGGCCAAACACCAGCCCTATCCCACCAGAAACAACAGCTCGCCCTACTACTGCCTATTCCGAGACAACGGTCATTGACATCTTGCCGCCTGCTCTAGTGAACAACCCCGTCCATCAGTCAGTCTACGTGGGAGAGACCGTCAGCTTCCTCTGTGATGTTACAGGGAGACCCAAGCCAGAAATCACGTGGGAAAAGCAGGTCGACGGGAAAGACAAAGTCATCATGAAGCCAAATCACGTCAGAGGGAACGTCGTGGTCACCAACATCGCCCAGCTGGTCATCTACAACACCCAGCTCCAAGACGCAGGCATCTACACCTGCACCGCCAAAAACAGCGGTGGCCTTCTCAGGGCTGATTTCCCTTTGTCAGTCATCAAAGGAGAACCCACATCCAAAGAAGcttcccaaaacaaaacacattttccgACCGATGAGTGCCTGAAGCAACCAGACAGCGAGGACTGTGGGGAAGAGCAGACCAGGTGGTACTATGAcgcaaagaaaaacaactgctttACTTTCATCTATGGGAACTGTAACAGCAACCTCAACCACTTTGAGACCTACGAGAACTGTATGCTAACATGCATGAATGGCCCAATCAACATTTGCAATCTGCCAGCCCTCCAAGGTCACTGCAAGGCCTACGAGCCCAGATGGGCCTATAACAGCTTGACAAAGCAGTGCCAGTCCTTCATTTATGGCGGGTGCGGAGGCAACGAGAACAACTTTGAGAGCCGGGAAGCCTGCGAAGAGATGTGCCCTTTCCCGAAGAACACGCACTGCAAAGCTTGCAAACCACGCCAGAAGCTGGTGACAAGCTTCTGCAAAAGCGACTTTGTTATCCTGGGCCGTATAACAGAGCTGACGGAAGACCAAGACTCGGGACATGCCCTGGTGACAGTGGAGGAGATtctcaaagatgaaaaaatggGATTAAAATTCCTGGGGAAGGAACCACTAGAAATCACGCTTTTGAACATGGACTGGAGCTGCCCATGTCCCAACATGACCACAGTGGATGGCCAGCTCATCATCATGGGAGATGTCCACAATGGCATGGCTGTCCTACAGCCAGACAGCTTTGTGGGGACCTCCAGCATCCGGCGCGTGCGGAAACTCCGCGAAGTCATCCACAAGAAAACCTGTGAGCTTTTGAAAGAGTTCCTAGGATTGCATTAA